CGGTCATGGGAACGCTCCGACGCGTGACCCTGCCGGTGCTGCGCCCGCTGATCCTCTCCTCGTTCCTGCTGGTCTTCGTCATCGGCCTCATCACGCTGGAAGTGCCCATCATCATCGGCGCGCCCGGCGGCATCTTCGTCTTCACCTCGGCCATCTTCAACCTCATCGCCTCGGACTACCAGTCGCTGATCTACTACAACACGGCCGCGGCGCTGGCCATGATGGTGATCCCCCTGAGCCTGGTGTCGCTGTTCCTCTACCGTCACCTGGTGCGGCGCGCCGAGAGCTTCGTCACGGTCACCGGCAAGGCCCGGCCGGAGAACGTCCATCGGTTGGGCGGGTGGCGCTACGTCGCCCTGGTGTGCTGCTCGCTCTACTTCGCCGTGGTCATCCTGCTGCCGGCACTGGTGATCCTGCTGCTCTCCTTCTCGCAGTTCGTGGCCTCCCCGAGCCTCGACCTGCTGACCCAGCTCACGTTTCGGCACTGGACCGCCGCCCTGGAAGACACGGTGTTCTGGCGCGCGCTCACCAACACCCTGATCCTGTGCCTCACCGGCGCCACCGCCACGGTGCTGATCGCTCTGGGCCTCGGCTACCTGCTGGTGCGCAGCGGCGTCAAGCTCAAGGGGCCCATCGAGGCCGCCGCCATGCTGCCGCTGGCCTTCCCCGGCACCATCCTGGCCGTGGGCTTCGTGTGGGCCTACATCAAGACCCCGGTCTACGGCACCCTGTGGATACTGCTGCTCTACTTCATCGGCAACTACCTGCCGTTCGCGCTGCGGACCCTGAGCCCGTTCCTGTTTCAGTTCCACAAGGAATTCGAGGAAGCGTCGTGGACGTCCGGCGCCAGCGCCCTGGGCACCATCGTACGCATCGTCATCCCGTTCCTGCGCACCGGCCTCTTCTCGGTGTGGATCCTGCTGTTCCAGATCTATCTGCGGGAGTTCGCCGGCGCCATCATCCTGTTCACCTACGGCAACGAGGTGCTCTCCACCCTGCTCTTCCAGCGCGCCTTCGACGAAGGCTCCTTCGGCATCGGCGCCGTCATCGGCGTGCTCATGCTCGCCCTGTCCCTAGGGCTGCACCTGCTGGTGTCGCGGCGGGAGCGGTAGAGGGTTACGCGGCCAGCGGAATCATCTTCGAACGACGCATGACGCGGTCGCGCGTAACCAACGGCACGCGGTGAACCATACTGGTGGCGGCTATGATCTCGTCAGCGGGATCGCTTCTGAAATCAAGCCGTGTCGAGGCTCGGGCGATCGCGAGATCGATGGGCCACACCTGCAGGCGGTTGAGGACTCGCGTTACTTCACGGTCATCGAGGTCCATGTCCAGTCGGCCGAGTTGAACGAGCTTGGCCAACTCCCACAACACGATCGCGGAAACGGACCACGGGTCCCGGGTCAACACTGCCTGCTCGGACGGCCGGAGTTCACCGTTGATCGCCAGGACCAGGATGTGCGTATCAAGATTGAGCATCGGCGTCCCAGCGAACGCCCGTACTGAAGATATCGCCCCTGATCGCGATCTTGTGGCGCAAGCTGCCGATGAGGTCGGCGCACTGCCGGTCGTAGGGAACTATCCGCGCCACGGGTTTGCCGTGCTTGGTAACGATCAATCCCTCGGCATCGAGGTTATCCAGCAGTGCCAAACACTGCTCCTTGAATTTTGCGGCCCCAATGGTTTTCATGGTTGGTCCCCCCTTTCGGGATTGGACATAATATATGACCAGCCACATCTTTTGTCCAGTTTGGGTTCACCCTGCCTTCTTCGGCGGCGCATAGAGCTGCAGCAGGTTGCCGTCGGGGTCGAAGAAGTAGAAGCCGCGGCCGGAGCGGCGTTCCACCACGGGCACTTCGTGGATGCGGACGCCGGCCTCGCGCATGCGTTCTTCGGCGGTTTCGAAGTCGTCGCCGTCCACGTAGAAGGCCTGGTGGGTGACGCCGTCCTCGGCCAGGGCGTCGCGGTCGATGGGGGTGGGGCGCTGGAACAGCACCACGATGCTGTTGCCGGAGCGCATGTCGGCGCGGCCCAGTCCCCGGAGGTCGTCGCGGGCGATGGTGGCCACCTCCATGCCCAGCACGTCGCGGTAGAAGGTCACCGCCCGGTCGATGTCGTTGACGGGAATGCCGCTGTGGTAGAGTCCCTTGGTCTTGATCATGTCCTGCCTCCTGTGCCTGCAAGGCCTCGTGGCGCGCTCAATCGAATCCCGCCGGCAAACGTGTTATGCGGGAGTTTCCGTCATCACCATCACAACACAACAGCCAGAGGATACCACCCATGAACGATCTATGCAGACTTTCGGCCAGTGAAGCGGTGGCGCGCGTCGCCAGGGGAGAGGTCACCTCCGAGGAGCTGACGCGCGCGTGCCTGGAGCGCATCGAGGAACGGGAGCCGGCGGTGGAGGCCTGGATGCACCTGGACCCGGACTATTCGGTGGCGCAGGCGCGGGAGCGCGACCGCGCGTCGAGCCGCGGGGCGGTGCACGGTCTTCCGTTCGCGGTCAAGGACATCATGGACACCGCGGACATGCCCACGGGCTACGGTTCGCCCATCTGGGAGGGCTTTCGGCCCCGGGCGGACGCCGCGTGCGTGGCGCTCACCCGCGCCGCGGGCGGCGTACTCCTGGGCAAGACCGTAACCACCGAGTTCGCCAGCCGCCATCCGGGCAAGACCCGGAACCCCCACGATCCCACGCACACGCCCGGGGGCTCTTCCAGCGGCTCGGCCGCGGCGGTGGGGGGTTTCATGGCCTTCATGGCCTTCGGCACGCAGACCCTGGGGTCGGTGATCCGGCCGGGGTCGTTCTGCGGCTGCGTGGCCTACAAGCCCAGCTACGGCGAGATCAGCAACGAGGGGGTCAAGGAGAACACCGGCTCCTTCGACACCGTGGGGCTGTTCGGCCGCGCTGTGGAGGACCTGCCGCTGTTCCGGGCGGCGGTGACGGGCGAGCCGGTGCTGCCGTTGAGTCCGGTCTCGGTGACGGACCTGCGCGTGGGCCTGTGCCGCACGCCCCTGTGGGACAAGGCGCTGGACTACACCAAGGCGCAGGTGGAAGGCGCCGCCGCCGATCTCGCCAGGGCCGGCGCCGCGGTATCCGACCTCGACCTGGGCGGACCCTTCGCCGAGTTCGAGCCCATGGGCCGCCGGGTCAGCGACTACGAGATCTCACGCGCGCTGACGTGGGAGCGCACCCACCACTTCGAGCTGTTGAGCGAGTTCCAGCAAGGGAAGATGAAGGACTGGCCCGCGGTGTCCTACGAGGAATACCGGGAGGGGCAGCGAGTCATGGCGGCATGCCGGGCTTGGCTGGACGAGGCGCTCGAGGACTTCGACGTCCTGCTGACCCCCAGCGCCACCGGCGAGGCGCCCGTGGGTCTCGACAACACCGGCGACACGGCCTTCAACATCCTCGCGACATGGGCCCACCTGCCGTGCGTGACGCTGCCGCTCTTCACCGGACCCTCCGGGCTGCCGGTGGGGCTGCA
The sequence above is drawn from the Deltaproteobacteria bacterium genome and encodes:
- a CDS encoding iron ABC transporter permease is translated as MHTENAMRAVYAILMVVIGVVILVPVLALVFGSFWSASPVAAGHVTLANWIRALTISIPADIPTLVFNSLVFAFATAAISVLLGVTMAFLVERTDMPFGRVFAKLGIVPRAFPVIIAALAWILLLSPRIGVINVLFREIFGTNLFNIYSFPGMIFIMVLYESPIVFLIALNAFRLMDPSLEEQSIACGNTVMGTLRRVTLPVLRPLILSSFLLVFVIGLITLEVPIIIGAPGGIFVFTSAIFNLIASDYQSLIYYNTAAALAMMVIPLSLVSLFLYRHLVRRAESFVTVTGKARPENVHRLGGWRYVALVCCSLYFAVVILLPALVILLLSFSQFVASPSLDLLTQLTFRHWTAALEDTVFWRALTNTLILCLTGATATVLIALGLGYLLVRSGVKLKGPIEAAAMLPLAFPGTILAVGFVWAYIKTPVYGTLWILLLYFIGNYLPFALRTLSPFLFQFHKEFEEASWTSGASALGTIVRIVIPFLRTGLFSVWILLFQIYLREFAGAIILFTYGNEVLSTLLFQRAFDEGSFGIGAVIGVLMLALSLGLHLLVSRRER
- a CDS encoding type II toxin-antitoxin system VapC family toxin, with product MLNLDTHILVLAINGELRPSEQAVLTRDPWSVSAIVLWELAKLVQLGRLDMDLDDREVTRVLNRLQVWPIDLAIARASTRLDFRSDPADEIIAATSMVHRVPLVTRDRVMRRSKMIPLAA
- a CDS encoding type II toxin-antitoxin system prevent-host-death family antitoxin — encoded protein: MKTIGAAKFKEQCLALLDNLDAEGLIVTKHGKPVARIVPYDRQCADLIGSLRHKIAIRGDIFSTGVRWDADAQS
- a CDS encoding VOC family protein — protein: MIKTKGLYHSGIPVNDIDRAVTFYRDVLGMEVATIARDDLRGLGRADMRSGNSIVVLFQRPTPIDRDALAEDGVTHQAFYVDGDDFETAEERMREAGVRIHEVPVVERRSGRGFYFFDPDGNLLQLYAPPKKAG
- a CDS encoding amidase, yielding MNDLCRLSASEAVARVARGEVTSEELTRACLERIEEREPAVEAWMHLDPDYSVAQARERDRASSRGAVHGLPFAVKDIMDTADMPTGYGSPIWEGFRPRADAACVALTRAAGGVLLGKTVTTEFASRHPGKTRNPHDPTHTPGGSSSGSAAAVGGFMAFMAFGTQTLGSVIRPGSFCGCVAYKPSYGEISNEGVKENTGSFDTVGLFGRAVEDLPLFRAAVTGEPVLPLSPVSVTDLRVGLCRTPLWDKALDYTKAQVEGAAADLARAGAAVSDLDLGGPFAEFEPMGRRVSDYEISRALTWERTHHFELLSEFQQGKMKDWPAVSYEEYREGQRVMAACRAWLDEALEDFDVLLTPSATGEAPVGLDNTGDTAFNILATWAHLPCVTLPLFTGPSGLPVGLQLVGHRCRDHRLFEISRSLLTALSS